The genome window atagtgtGTTTTCATtctaatgaataatttttattcaaattttactgATTGCACAGAAAATTGTATTCCATAATGGAGGACAGATGAAACCCTAGTATCTCTGAGATGTAAATGATGACAAAATGTgctaaaaataagcaataaagtAAGAATTTAGAAGGGTTAGGAGGACATTTTCCAGAAGATATAACATATACTAGTGGAAATTGTTTCATATCTTACTAAATTTTCACTAGAAGTATAGTATAGATCGAATTATTGGATTATCTCCTTTTGCTTCCTAATGAGGAATTATCAAATCAATGCAGTAAAaccctaataaaaatattttacatatttatatgaacCAATTTTGAGGAAAATCATCCCctgaaaaaagcaacaaaacttaATTTAACAGAGAGTAGACCTCTTATGAAAGCTAATTTTAAATACGTATTCTTATTTTTCACAGAGAAGAACGTGTAACAATCCCattagacaaaaataaatagaaatcaagaTCCCAATACAACGTAAAATCAAACATCGAAAATTGGAAGCTTCTATGGGATACCTcaagaaatttatcttttttttctccaactttattgaggtataaatgaCATATAGCAACTGTAAGGTATAtgatgtgttgatttgatacacttatgtGCTATAATATGATTACAATTTAGCATTAACTAATGTCTCCATCATGTCACATAagtggcatctttttttttttttttgtggtgaggacatttaagatttactgtcTTTACTTTAAAGTATGTAATGGAGTACTGCTAACTCTAATCATgaaaatttaggtttttaaagattttatttatttatttgacagagagatcacaagcagacagagaggcaggccaagacagagaggggggaagcagggttctcgctgagcagagagccccatgcgaggctcgatcccaggaccctgagatcatgacctgagccaaaggcagaggctttcaccctctgagccacccaggtgccctaagaaaaTTTATCTTAATTTGTATATCCACTGGTATAAAGAAATGGGCTGATTAAGACAAATGACATGTCACACTGATATTGTGAGTAACTGAGTTGCTAATTATGTTGAGTTAATAGATTTTCTAGGGCTCCTAAGCAAATGCACTGATGAGgagagcaggaccctgagatcccccACATGGTTTTGGAGCTTTTCAGCAAGTTCACGTGACTGAGGACTTCCAATCATCGTGCTACACTGAATCTCCTTGAAACCACAATAAGTGTGATTTCAACACATGCCATAAAAAGAGTATAAAGacaggtggctgggtggctcagccattaagtgtctgccttcagctcaggtcatgatcccttggttctgggatcaagtcccccatgggtctccctgctcagcagggagtctgcttcctcttctccctctcccttactcCCCTCCCCATTCGTGAGCAcattccctctatctctctctctcaaataaatgaataaatacatacatatgttttttttaaaaagacgaGTGTAAAGGCTAAAAGAGAATGAacttacacaaacacacatgcctATGCACAGTCACTCACACAGACACTGGGAGATTTAGTCTATTAATTGAGAATAACACCAGAATCATCTGGTCTCCCTTTTACTGCCTTCCATTCTTCCTCATCCCCCATGGCATGCCCACTCTCTTACCTGCTCTTATGGTCTATGATGTCTTGACCAATTCAACTGTACTATAAATTGTACCtaattattatagttataattTATCTCTTCCCctcaagaaaagaaagtttttctgttctgtttactAATATATTTGTAGCACATAGAATTGTGACTGGCACTTAGAACCTCTTCATGTTTGTTGAactcatttgtatttattatcaCTGATAGAGACATACAGAACAAATTTTGAAGCCCATAAACTAATTTAAGGAGACtgtatcatatataaaatttaagaaaaaaaattgcagagtTTTTTCCACATTGCTTGTCTTGCATATTTTACATCCTTGTTCCTTAAGCTATAGATCAAAGGATTCAGCATGGGGATAATGAGAGTGTAAAATATTGATGCCACTTTATCAGTGTCAAAGGAATGACTGGACTCAGGTTGCACATACATAAATATCAAAGTCCCATAGAACACTGTGGCCACTGTCAGATGGGACCCACAGGTGGAAAATGCCTTGTGCCTACCTTCAGCTGAGTTCATCCTGATGATAGCTACCAGGATCAGCAGGTAAGACACAAGAACTATCAGAagggagaaaatcaaattaaagcCTGCTAAGATCAGAATAATCAATTCAATTTCATGTGTATTTGAGCAGAGCAAAGATAACAAAGGGAGACTGTCACAGTAGAAATGACTGATGACATTGTAGCCACAGAAGAATGAACTAAAAATCTTGATGGTGACTAGAAGAGACACAAATGTGCTGTAGAGGTAGGGGACTGCCACCAGTATGTAACATACCCTTTGGGACATGATGACAGGGTAGAGCAGAgggttacagatggccacatagcggtcataggacATTGCCGACAGAATGAACAGCTCACTAATGATGAATACAAGAAAGAAAGCTAGTTGTACAGCACAAAAACAGTAAGAGATTGTATTGTGATCCACAACAAAATTTACTAACATTTTGGGACCCACAGCTGTCGAATAACCAAGATCAGTAAAAGCCAGGTGtttgaggaagaagtacatgggtgttTGGAGTCTGGAGTCCACCTTGGTGAGGATGATCATGCCCAGGTTGCCCACCACTGAGACCAAATAGATGATGAGGAACAGCCCAAATAATGGAGCCTGCAGGTCAGGACGGTGTGTGATTCCCATGAGAATAAATTCATTCAGCACTGTCCAATTGTGTTTTTCCATCCAGGTTTATTGGAACATCTATTCTGGATAAAGACATTATCATAGTCAATAGATTTCATGCATTAACTCCTGGGGGATGTTTTAGTATGgcaaattagaataaataatatacatcCAAACTTTCCAATTTAGGATATTGGAAAACAAACCCATCCCCCACAAAGACTACTGTCTtatgtggagaaagaaagagaaatggaaatagacAGGCAGTTCTCAACTGGACCCATTTTACTCCACAAAGAATATTTTCCAATATCTAGAGAtgttttggttgtcacagctgagAGCTGGAATGCTCCTGACTTCTAATGGTTAAACACCTGTTAAGCCGCTATATATCTTATTATATCCAATATTTAGGCCATAACAATATCCAGCCAGGAATAACAACAGTAAGAGAGTTAAG of Mustela nigripes isolate SB6536 chromosome 1, MUSNIG.SB6536, whole genome shotgun sequence contains these proteins:
- the LOC132021268 gene encoding olfactory receptor 8K3-like, with amino-acid sequence MEKHNWTVLNEFILMGITHRPDLQAPLFGLFLIIYLVSVVGNLGMIILTKVDSRLQTPMYFFLKHLAFTDLGYSTAVGPKMLVNFVVDHNTISYCFCAVQLAFFLVFIISELFILSAMSYDRYVAICNPLLYPVIMSQRVCYILVAVPYLYSTFVSLLVTIKIFSSFFCGYNVISHFYCDSLPLLSLLCSNTHEIELIILILAGFNLIFSLLIVLVSYLLILVAIIRMNSAEGRHKAFSTCGSHLTVATVFYGTLIFMYVQPESSHSFDTDKVASIFYTLIIPMLNPLIYSLRNKDVKYARQAMWKKLCNFFS